One Planctomycetota bacterium DNA segment encodes these proteins:
- a CDS encoding gfo/Idh/MocA family oxidoreductase — MCISVGDRKPVRIGLIGTGFMGRTHSNGYRKAITFFNTKHVPVLQAVCARSEDKVKAFAEQWGYASYETDWKKIIERSDIDAVDICTPNDSHAEIAIAAAKAGKMILCEKPLAMNTEQGKKMVEAVKKAKVPNTVWYNYRRVPAVTLAKQLIDEGRLGKVFHYRAQFLQDWTINADLPQGGAALWRLDAKAAGSGVTGDLLAHCIDSAMWLNGGISEVSAITETFIKERTHQLTGKVQKVTIDDACIFMCRFANGSLGVFESTRYARGHKAKDTLEINGANASIAWDLHDQHRLQYFDYADEGIVRGWRNVHVSDGDQPYHKNWWVPGLQIGYEHTFVHQVADFMKSLDEGKPCHPTFADALETQKVCDAVLKSAKTGKWEKTGVKWEG, encoded by the coding sequence ATGTGCATCAGCGTCGGCGACCGCAAGCCGGTCCGCATCGGGCTCATCGGCACGGGCTTCATGGGCCGCACGCATTCCAACGGATACCGCAAGGCGATTACGTTCTTCAACACCAAGCATGTGCCGGTGCTGCAAGCCGTCTGCGCCCGCAGCGAGGACAAGGTCAAGGCCTTCGCCGAGCAGTGGGGCTACGCCAGCTACGAGACCGACTGGAAGAAGATCATCGAGCGCAGCGACATTGATGCGGTCGATATCTGCACGCCCAACGACTCGCACGCCGAGATCGCCATCGCGGCGGCGAAGGCGGGGAAGATGATTCTGTGCGAGAAGCCGCTGGCGATGAATACCGAGCAGGGCAAGAAGATGGTCGAGGCGGTGAAGAAGGCGAAGGTGCCCAACACCGTCTGGTACAACTATCGCCGCGTGCCGGCGGTGACGCTCGCCAAGCAGCTCATCGACGAGGGCCGGCTCGGCAAGGTCTTCCACTACCGCGCCCAGTTTTTGCAGGACTGGACCATCAACGCCGACCTCCCGCAGGGCGGCGCGGCGCTGTGGCGGCTCGATGCGAAAGCCGCCGGGTCCGGCGTGACCGGCGACCTGCTCGCCCACTGCATCGACTCGGCGATGTGGCTCAACGGCGGCATCAGCGAAGTCTCCGCCATCACCGAAACCTTCATCAAGGAACGCACGCATCAACTGACCGGCAAGGTGCAGAAGGTCACCATCGACGATGCGTGCATCTTCATGTGCCGCTTCGCCAACGGGTCGCTGGGCGTCTTCGAATCGACGCGCTACGCCCGCGGGCACAAGGCCAAGGACACGCTGGAGATCAACGGCGCCAACGCCTCGATCGCATGGGACCTGCACGATCAGCATCGCCTCCAGTACTTCGACTACGCCGACGAGGGCATCGTGCGCGGCTGGCGCAATGTGCACGTCAGCGATGGCGATCAGCCCTATCACAAGAACTGGTGGGTCCCCGGTCTTCAGATCGGCTACGAGCACACGTTCGTGCACCAGGTCGCCGACTTCATGAAGAGTCTGGACGAGGGCAAGCCGTGCCATCCGACGTTCGCCGACGCCCTCGAAACGCAGAAGGTCTGCGACGCCGTGCTCAAGAGCGCCAAGACCGGCAAATGGGAGAAGACCGGCGTCAAATGGGAAGGGTAA
- a CDS encoding four helix bundle protein, which yields MSEGGADSSGEPRFDLAERTAVFGEAVIEYLRKVRRDAITTPLIGQLVRSATSIGANDDEADEATTKKDFRYRIGVSKKEARETKRWLRMMAAASPDQRDDARKLWKEANELHLIFAAIYRKTKIDE from the coding sequence ATGTCTGAAGGCGGGGCGGACAGTTCGGGGGAGCCGCGGTTTGATCTGGCGGAGCGGACGGCGGTGTTCGGCGAGGCGGTTATCGAGTATTTGCGAAAGGTTCGACGCGATGCGATCACGACGCCGCTGATCGGACAACTGGTGCGGTCGGCGACGAGCATCGGAGCCAATGACGACGAGGCGGACGAGGCGACGACGAAGAAGGACTTTCGATATCGGATCGGAGTCAGTAAAAAGGAGGCACGTGAAACCAAACGCTGGTTGCGAATGATGGCGGCGGCTTCGCCGGATCAGCGCGACGACGCTCGCAAACTCTGGAAGGAAGCCAACGAGCTGCATCTGATCTTCGCCGCAATTTATCGTAAGACAAAAATCGACGAGTGA
- a CDS encoding prepilin-type N-terminal cleavage/methylation domain-containing protein — translation MRRQAFTIIELLVVVAIIAVLIAILLPSLQKARDVSKSVVCSTHLNQLNLATVLYSVDYQSQLPSPREWVDNSIAWFDSWKTPASVRQGTLYKYVGQKDKLYLCPKFTEVCPAGVTPAFSYAMNIYTILPGQVSPQGWAGCPSIRRIADVRTPARLFLFTEESPWIASVSMVAIDDALFAPTFDPKISTLPFVEALGTYHNGSDLYNGTGNAVFFDGHVSAHPVEDTYEIGTPINFR, via the coding sequence ATGCGACGACAGGCCTTTACGATCATCGAACTGCTCGTCGTGGTGGCCATCATCGCCGTGCTGATCGCGATTCTGCTGCCGTCGCTTCAGAAGGCGCGCGACGTGTCCAAGTCGGTCGTCTGCTCGACGCATCTCAATCAGTTGAACCTCGCCACCGTGCTTTACTCGGTCGACTACCAGAGCCAATTGCCTTCGCCGCGCGAATGGGTCGACAACTCGATCGCGTGGTTCGATTCGTGGAAGACCCCCGCGTCGGTCCGGCAGGGCACGCTCTACAAATACGTCGGGCAGAAGGACAAGCTGTACCTGTGTCCCAAGTTCACCGAGGTCTGCCCCGCGGGCGTCACCCCGGCGTTCAGCTATGCGATGAACATCTACACCATTCTGCCCGGGCAGGTCAGTCCCCAGGGATGGGCCGGCTGTCCGAGCATCCGACGCATCGCCGATGTCCGCACGCCGGCGCGGCTGTTCCTTTTCACCGAGGAAAGTCCGTGGATCGCCTCCGTGTCGATGGTCGCCATCGACGATGCGCTCTTCGCGCCGACGTTCGATCCCAAAATCAGCACCCTGCCTTTCGTCGAAGCGCTGGGCACCTACCACAACGGCTCCGACCTCTACAACGGGACGGGCAACGCCGTATTCTTCGATGGCCACGTCAGCGCGCACCCGGTGGAGGACACCTACGAAATCGGTACGCCCATCAATTTCCGCTGA
- a CDS encoding DUF1080 domain-containing protein, with translation MRAYNVPSPRLPHGDNAMPQRIVALLIVLSCSTTFADDGFKPIFNGKTLDGWSAPDMSYWSVEDGAIVGKSSEEHPCRKNQFLVWQQGTLDDFILTLQFKITGADSANGGVQIRSGLWADGHAVGYQADIDKAGKWVGGLYDEEGRGVLATRGQKTIVGEDGKKDTQQVGDADQLMAAIKVDDWNDYRIEARGNHITLSINGKITAEVIDNQTAERDLTGILALQLHSGPAMTVAYRDIQLKRLPLTDGRKKLVLIAGHPSHPSGEHEFNAGIKLLARRLEKIPTVAVSQYHDNGWPKDPTAFDNADAVVIYADGGRGHPVVGHVEELDKLADKGVGIMCMHYAVQVDGPVERDAFKKWIGGFYENGYSINPHWDAVLKINTQHPIGTGIVPAKVHDEWYFNMRWRDDDAKTVTPILEAVPDDEARSGSTASPRGPKKHIVDASGRSEILMWAIERPDGGRGVGFTGGHFHNNWAIDTQRNVVLNAMLWVAKAPIPEGGVKSEPVTEEELNKDLDSKKNMIHVTLPAGVQ, from the coding sequence ATGCGGGCTTACAATGTCCCTTCACCCCGCCTTCCCCACGGAGACAACGCGATGCCCCAACGAATCGTCGCTCTGCTGATCGTGCTAAGTTGTTCGACCACCTTCGCAGACGACGGATTCAAACCCATCTTCAACGGCAAGACGCTCGACGGCTGGTCCGCGCCGGATATGAGCTACTGGAGCGTCGAAGACGGGGCGATCGTGGGCAAGAGCAGCGAAGAACATCCCTGCAGGAAAAATCAGTTCCTCGTCTGGCAGCAGGGCACGCTCGACGATTTCATCCTGACCCTCCAATTCAAAATCACCGGCGCCGACTCGGCCAACGGAGGTGTGCAGATTCGCTCGGGCCTCTGGGCCGACGGTCACGCGGTCGGGTATCAGGCCGACATCGACAAGGCGGGCAAATGGGTCGGCGGGCTGTATGACGAGGAAGGGCGCGGTGTGCTGGCGACGCGCGGGCAGAAGACGATCGTCGGCGAGGACGGCAAGAAGGACACGCAGCAGGTCGGCGATGCGGATCAGCTCATGGCGGCGATCAAGGTCGATGACTGGAACGACTACCGCATCGAAGCCCGCGGCAATCACATCACGCTCTCCATCAACGGCAAAATCACCGCCGAGGTGATCGACAATCAAACCGCCGAGCGCGACCTGACGGGCATTCTCGCGCTTCAGCTTCACAGCGGGCCGGCGATGACCGTGGCGTACCGCGACATTCAACTTAAGCGTCTGCCGCTGACGGATGGGCGCAAGAAGCTGGTGCTCATCGCGGGGCATCCGAGCCATCCGTCCGGCGAGCACGAGTTCAATGCGGGGATCAAGCTGCTGGCGCGCCGGCTCGAAAAGATTCCGACGGTGGCGGTGTCGCAGTATCACGACAACGGGTGGCCCAAGGATCCGACGGCGTTCGACAATGCCGACGCCGTGGTGATCTACGCCGACGGCGGGCGGGGGCATCCGGTCGTCGGGCATGTCGAGGAACTGGACAAGCTCGCGGACAAGGGCGTGGGCATCATGTGCATGCACTACGCGGTGCAGGTCGACGGGCCGGTCGAGCGCGACGCATTCAAAAAATGGATCGGCGGTTTTTACGAGAACGGCTACTCGATCAATCCGCACTGGGACGCGGTATTGAAGATCAACACGCAGCACCCGATCGGCACGGGGATTGTGCCCGCGAAGGTGCATGACGAGTGGTACTTCAACATGCGCTGGCGCGATGATGATGCGAAGACGGTGACGCCGATTCTTGAGGCGGTGCCGGACGACGAAGCGCGGAGCGGCTCGACCGCTTCGCCGCGCGGGCCCAAGAAGCACATCGTCGACGCGTCGGGCCGGTCGGAGATTCTGATGTGGGCGATCGAGCGGCCCGACGGCGGGCGCGGCGTGGGATTCACCGGCGGACATTTCCACAACAACTGGGCCATCGACACCCAGCGCAACGTCGTGCTCAACGCCATGCTGTGGGTCGCCAAGGCGCCGATCCCCGAAGGCGGCGTCAAATCCGAGCCGGTGACGGAGGAAGAACTTAACAAGGATTTGGACAGTAAGAAGAACATGATCCACGTGACGCTGCCCGCCGGCGTGCAATGA
- a CDS encoding sigma-70 family RNA polymerase sigma factor, whose protein sequence is MSDAPQLPHAADDHELFMRLFAEQHRRLHQFIASLTPNRTVAEEVFAETSVVLWRDFASFDRTRDFGAWSRGVALNQIHKARRSFRDPRLLFNDELVAHLAEDHERCEQISDQRRAALSGCLAKLRDTDRDLIHRCYDAQTTVERVAREIQRPAGSLYHALSRIRRALFECIERSIRTEGRA, encoded by the coding sequence ATGAGTGACGCCCCTCAATTGCCGCACGCCGCCGACGACCATGAGCTTTTCATGCGTCTGTTCGCCGAGCAACACCGCCGGCTCCATCAGTTCATCGCCTCCCTGACGCCCAATCGCACCGTCGCCGAGGAAGTCTTCGCCGAGACGAGCGTGGTGCTCTGGCGGGACTTCGCCTCGTTCGACCGGACGCGCGACTTCGGGGCCTGGTCGCGCGGCGTGGCGCTCAATCAGATTCACAAGGCCCGCCGGTCCTTCCGTGATCCGCGCCTGCTCTTCAATGACGAACTGGTCGCGCACCTGGCCGAGGATCACGAGCGCTGTGAGCAAATCTCCGATCAGCGCCGGGCCGCGCTGTCCGGCTGTCTCGCCAAGCTGCGCGACACCGACCGCGACCTGATCCATCGCTGCTACGACGCCCAGACGACCGTCGAGCGCGTCGCCCGGGAGATTCAGCGTCCGGCCGGTTCGCTGTATCACGCCCTCTCGCGCATCCGCCGCGCGCTCTTTGAATGCATCGAGCGCTCCATCCGCACCGAGGGCCGCGCGTAA